Within the Solwaraspora sp. WMMA2056 genome, the region CAGTTGCCGATGGTAGACGCCGTGGTGAGCCGATGCGGGCATCTCCCGTTGGCCATCGAGGTCGCAGCGGCGTGGCTGGCACATCGTCCATCGAAGAAGATCGACGACCTGCTCGCCGCGTTGGACACACCGCTCGACGCCGTGACCGCCACCCTGGAGCTGTCGGTCCGCAGCCTGCCGACAGCCGCCAGACAGGTGTTCCTGCATCTCGGGCAGCACCCGGGACCGATCATCACGGCTGCGGTGGCCGCCGCCCTCACCGGCCTCGACGTCACTTCCGCCAGCCGAGCGATCGACGTCCTGTACGAACACAACCTGCTACAGGAGATCTCCCGCAGCCGTTACCAGTTCCACGACCTCGTACGTGAGTTCGCCCGGCAAGCTGCCGTCGAACTGGACAGTAGCGGCGTGGAGCGCCTGCTCCGCAGCTATCTCGAAGCGGCGGCAGCAGCCGACAGGCTGCTCGGCCCGGGCGTACCGGGCACCCCGGAGCCCGCCGACGAGGAGTGGACAAAGCCACCCACCGACACCGCCGCTCGCGCGTGGTTCGAGGCGGAGCTGCCCAACCTGCTGGCCTGCGCGCGTCACGCCATCGAGCATCGCGTCGTTCCGCACGCGTGGATGCTGCCGTCGGTGATGTCCCGATATTTCCGAGAGCGCGGCTACGCCCTTCAAGCGAGGCCGTTGCTGATCGGCGCGCTGCGGATCGCGACCACCGCCGGCGATCCTCTGGCGCAGGCCAACTGCCACCTCGGACTCGGCACGCTTGATCAGATCGCCGGCAACCACACCGCCGCCCGGAGCCACTTCAACGAGGCGAACGCCCACTACGAGCAGGTCGACAGCGCGCTCGGCAGCGCGAACGCATCGATGGAGCTGGGCGTGCTCGACCAGATTTCCGGCGACTACGCCGCCGCTCAGCGCAGATTCGAGAAGGCAATGCAGGGCTACCAACAGCTCGGCAACGTACTGGGTCAAGCCTATGCGCATGCAGAACTTGCCGCAGTGGCGAAGCTGCTGAACGCATACGCGGAGGCTAGGAGACACGTCAACTCGGCACTGACGTACTACGACCAGGCCGGAAGCCAGGCCGGGCAGGCCGAGGCGTACTCGAGCCTGGGCGGGATCGATCGACTGACCGGCGACTGGGATGCCGCACGGGTGCACCTCAGTCGAGCGCTGCACCTGCACACCGCTCTGGGCCACGGCCGGGGACAGGCCTATGCGCAGGTCCAGCTCGGCGCGTTGCACAGGGCGACAGGAGAGCACACCGCGGCACGCAAACTGCTCTACGACGCGCTGACCAGCTACCACGATGCCGGCGACCGGATGGGGATGGCGTTCGCCTACAGCCAGCTCGGCATGCTCGACCGTGTGATCGGCGAGCATCCGGCCGCGCGCGGTCACTTCGAACAGGCGTTGAGCTTGTACCGTGGTGTCGGTAGCCTCGCCGGCGAAGCCAACACCCTGACCAGCCTGGGCATTCTCGAACGGTTGATGGGCGACTACACCGCCGCGTTGAGCAACCTCGATCGCGCACTCGCCCTCTACACCACGTTGCACGACCGTGCCGGGCAAGCTGACGCGCACACCGAACTCGCCGCCACCTACCGGGAGAGCGGGGACGCCGCATCGGCCCACGCCGAGCTCTCCCTCGCCCTGCCGCTGTGGATCGCGGTCGACAACACCGCCGCCGCAGACCGGGCAAGGACCGCTCTGGCAGCGTTACAGGAATCAACCTGACGGTGTCACCGTCATCAAGCGGATTCGTCGAGCAGCTCCCCCAGGCCGGAGGCGGCCAGCTCGTCGCGGATCTGCGCCGCGTCGCCCTCCACCACCAGGGTCAGCCCCTGGGCGTGCAGGTGGGTCGCGGCGGCGGCGGAGACCTGCTCGACGGTCGCCGACAGCAGCTGTTCCCGCAGCGTCGCGTGATAGTCGTCCGGCAGCCCGTGCACCACCAGGGTCGCCAGGGCACTGGCGATCGCCCCCGGGGTCTGCAACTCGACGGAGAGCTGCCCGGCCCGCCAGGACCGGGCCACCGCCAGCTCCTCCTCGGTCACCCCGTCGGCCTGGGTCCGGGAGACCTCGCCGACCGCGTCGACCAGGGCCGGCGCGGTCACCCCGGTCTGCACACTGGAGCTGACCGAGAACCGGCCGAACCGGCGGGACATGCCGAAGTCCGACCGGATGCCGTACGTGTAGCCGCGCACCTCACGGATCAGGTGGTTCAGCCGCGACGTGAACGCACCACCGAGGACGGTGCTGGCCAGGCTCATCGGCACGTAGTCCGGATGGGCGCGGTGCGGAGCCGGGTGCCCGAGCCGCAGGGTGGACTGCACCGCCCCGGGCCGGTCCACCAGGATGATCCGCCGGCTGTCGCGCAGCACGACCGGCAGCGCCGGCTCGACCTGCGGCGACGCGCCGCTGGCACCGCCGAAGGCTGTCGCACCCAGTGCGTCCAGGTCGATCAGGTCCAGGTCACCGGCGACGAGCAGGGTGCCGGGCCGGGTGAACCAGGCACGGTGGAAGTCGACCACGTCGGCCACGGTCACCGCGGCCACCGAAGCAGGGTCGCCGCCCATCGGCCGGCCGTGCCGCTGGTCGGCACCGAACAGGTCGGCACGCAACGCGGCGTCGGCCCGGGGGCCGGGGTTGGCCCAGTACATCCGCAGCGCGGTGGCCTCGTCGTCGCGGACCCGCTCGACGTCGGCCGGGTCCAACGCCGGGGTGCGGACCGCTTCGGCGAGCAGCTCGACGGCAGCGCCCAGCCGGTCGGCGGGCACCTGCACACCGACCCGGAACGCGTCCCAGTCGGCGGAGTAGAACAACTCGGTGCCGAGCCCTTCCAGGGCCAGCGCGTACGCCCCGGAGTCCCGCCTCGCGGTGCCCTCCTCCAGGGCCTTGCCGAGCACCCCGGCGAGACCTTCCCGGCCGGCCGGCTCCCGGCCGGCGCCGGCGTCGAGCAGCAGAATCGCCACCGCGAGCCGGTGGCCGGGCAGGTGCGCGGCCACGACCTCGCCGCCGCCGACCGCGCGGCGGGCCACCTCCGGGAAGCGGTACGGCCGGGCGGCGCCCGGTTCGGGACGCTGCGCGATGATGGTCACTTGTCGCCCTCCGGCAGGTAGCTGAGCTGAACCCGGTGCTGCGGCCGCAGCAGCCGCGCGGCTTCGTCGTTGACCGCCTCGGCGCTGACCGACAGCCAGCCGGGCAGCCGCTCACCGGCGCGGGCCGGGTCGCCGAACTGGGTGGCGTAGCGGCCGAGGATGTCGGCCCGACCTTCGCAGGTGGCGACCTGCCGCCACCAGGCGGTCGCCAGCAGCGCCTTGGCCCGGTCCACCTCCGCGTCGGTGACACCGTCGCGGGCCACCTCGTCGAGCACCTCGATCAGCCCGTCGGCGAGCCGTTCGGCGCTCACCTGCGGCTGGGCGGTCGCGGTGATGATCAGTGGGGCGGGGGCGTGGGCGAGGTCGACCCCGTACGCACCGAGGTAGTCCGGCTGGGCGATCCGCGCGCCGTCGGCGAGCCGCTGGTAGAGCCGGCTGCCCCGGCCGCTGCCCAGCACGGTGCTCAGCACCGTGGTCACGTCGTAGGCGGGGGTGCCGAACGGATGGGTGCGGTAGGCGACGTACTGCCGGATGCCGGGCACCTCGGCGGTGACGGTCTCGACGACCGGGCCGGTCAGCGGTGCCGGGGCCCGCCCGTCGGGTGCCGGTGGGATGTCGTCGCGGGCGGGAATGCCGCCGAAGTACTTGTCGGCGAGGCTGAACACCTCGTCGGCGTCGGTGTCACCCACGACGGTCAGCACCGCGTTGTTCGGGGCGTAGTACATCTCGTGGAACGCCTGGAAGGTGGCCAGGTCGGCGGCGTTCAGGTCGTCCATGGAGCCGATCGTGGCGTGATGGTACGGGTGCCCCGGCGGGTAGAGCAGCGGCAGCAGCCGCAGCCAGGCGTCGCCGTACGGCACGTTGTCGTAGCGCTGCCGCCGCTCGTTCTTGACCACCTCGCGCTGGTTGTCCAGGGTCTCCTGGGTCAGCGCCGGCACCAGCCCGCCCATCCGGTCCGCTTCCAGCCACAGGGCGAGCGCCAGGTGTTCGGCCGGTACGGTCTCGAAGTAGTTGGTCCGGTCGGGATTGGTGGTCGCGTTGAGCGAGCCACCGGCACCCTGCACCAGTTTCATGTGTTCGGTCTTGGCGACGTTGACCGAGCCCTCGAACATCAGATGCTCGAACAGGTGGGCGAAACCGGTCCGGCCAGCCGGCTCGTGGCGGGAGCCGACGTCGTACCAGAGATTGACCGCGACCACCGGCACGCTGGAGTCGGTGCTCACCACGACCCGGAGGCCGTTGTCCAGCCGGGTGGTCTCGATCGGCCAGGGGTACCCGTTCGGCGACATGTGCCCGACGTTAGCCGATCCGGACGCTGGGCGAGCGCACCGGCCCGCCCGGCCCGGTCAGCCCGGCGGTTCCTCGCGCCGGTCGGAGTCGTGCAGGATCGCGGCGGCCTGACCGACGGGGTCGTCGCTGCCGGCGGACTCCTCCTCCGGGAGCAGGTGTCCGGCGCGGGACTCGATCCGGTCCGACTCGATCCGGTCCGACTCGGGCGGGGGTGCCGTGACGTCGGTGCCGTCCGTGCCGGGCGGTGGTGGGCCGGTGAACGTGTCTTCGGTGTCGGGGCTCATGGCCCTCGCAGTTACCCCGTCGGCCCACCGGTCATGCCTGTACCCGGTGGGCCGGTGGGCCGGCGTCCTGGTGGACAGGTACCACACCAGCGCGTTATTCCTCTGAGGAATATTTATACCTCTGAGGAATATCGTCCGGGCCGATGCCCCGATGAGGTCCCATCACGCACAGTGACATCGCCGGGCGGGGGTCATCGGCGGAACGGGCCCCGCACCTCGTAGGTGATGCCGCCGGAGGACAGCCCCGAGGTGCCGCGCTGCGACGAGAAGTACAGCCGGGTGCCGTCCGGGGAGAACGCCGGCCCGCAGATCTCCGACGCCGACTGCCCACTGATCCGCGCGAACGGCGCGACCCGGCCGTCCGGCGTGATCAGGCAGATCTCCATGTTGCCGCCGTCCTCGGCCACGTACAGGTCGCCGCCGGGCGTACCGGTGATGTTGTCGACGCCGGTCAGCGGTGCCGTGCCGGTCACCAGCGAGTCGTCGTAGGCCAGGTCGATCCGCTGGGCGACGGCGTCGTACGCCCAGACCCGGTTGTCGCCCTTGGTCGTGAACCAGCAGGTGCCGTCGGCGTAGTGGCAGCCCTCGCCACCGTTGAACCGCTTCGCGCCGGAGACCTGGTTTCGGGTGGCCGTCGGTGCGCCGTCCGGGTCGGGCACCCGCGACCAGCTCACCGGGCCGCTGGTGGCGGTGCCGGCGACGAGCACCTCCAGGGTGCCGGCGGACAGGTCGCCCCAGGTGTCCGGCCGGAACCGGTAGAAGCAACCGTTGGACTCGTCCTCGGTGAGGTAGACCACCCGACGGTCCGGGTCGACGGCGGCGGCCTCGTGGTTGAACCGGCCCATCGCGTCGTGCCGCACGGCGGCGGTGCCGCCCAGCGGGTACGTCTCGTAGACGTACCCGCGGCTGACCTCCTCGCAGGACAGCCAGGTCCCCCAGGGGGTCGCGCCACCGGCGCAGTTGCGGTTGGTGCCGGCCAGGATCCGGTACGCCGAGACGACGTCGCCGTCGGCGTCGAACCGGATCGCCGAGGCACCGCCGGTGCGGGAGATCTCCGAGTTGGAGACGTACACCCAGCCGGAGCCGGCGGGGAAGCAGGCGCCACCGTCCGGGGCGTCGTGCCAGACGTACGAGGTGGCGCCGACCCGCTGCCGGGAGCGGGCCACGACCCGGCTGCTGAAGCCGCCGGGAAGCGCGATGCCGTTGGCGTCCGGGCTGCCCAGGGCGCCGTACGGGCTGGCCCCGGGCTGCGCGGGGGCGGCGAACGCCCCCGTCCACAGGCTGCCGGAGAACGCGGCGGCGCCGGCGCCGACCACGGCGGTACGCAGTACCGTACGACGATCCATCTCGACCTCCATCGACGTGGGTGACAATCGACGAAGGTAGGCCGCGACGATGGCCGCAGACATCGACGAAGGTTAACGGCGAACGAGGTCCGGTCGAAGTCCGGTGGTGTCGTCCGGCACGAAATCCGGTACAGTGTGCGTCGTGGTGCACACGTATCGATGGTTTAGGCAGCCGGCCCTGATGCCGGTGACGCGGCCTTGACCTGACGTCACCCCACCAGAGCCGGCCAAGGGCAGAGGGCATCGGGCCCCTGCCCTTTTGCATGCCAACGAACAGCCGGCTCGGGCTGGGGGCGCCGGCTCCCCAGGCGGCTGGCGAAAGGAAGAGCACCGCATGATGACCTCCGGACGGATCACCGATCAGCGCATCGACCGAGTCGTCCCACTGACCACCCCCGCCCTGCTGCACCACGAACTGCCGCTGGACGATCAGCTCACCGCCCGGGTGCTGGCCGGTCGACAAGCCGTGGCCGGAGTGCTCGACGGCC harbors:
- a CDS encoding pitrilysin family protein, which produces MSPNGYPWPIETTRLDNGLRVVVSTDSSVPVVAVNLWYDVGSRHEPAGRTGFAHLFEHLMFEGSVNVAKTEHMKLVQGAGGSLNATTNPDRTNYFETVPAEHLALALWLEADRMGGLVPALTQETLDNQREVVKNERRQRYDNVPYGDAWLRLLPLLYPPGHPYHHATIGSMDDLNAADLATFQAFHEMYYAPNNAVLTVVGDTDADEVFSLADKYFGGIPARDDIPPAPDGRAPAPLTGPVVETVTAEVPGIRQYVAYRTHPFGTPAYDVTTVLSTVLGSGRGSRLYQRLADGARIAQPDYLGAYGVDLAHAPAPLIITATAQPQVSAERLADGLIEVLDEVARDGVTDAEVDRAKALLATAWWRQVATCEGRADILGRYATQFGDPARAGERLPGWLSVSAEAVNDEAARLLRPQHRVQLSYLPEGDK
- a CDS encoding alkaline phosphatase PhoX — translated: MDRRTVLRTAVVGAGAAAFSGSLWTGAFAAPAQPGASPYGALGSPDANGIALPGGFSSRVVARSRQRVGATSYVWHDAPDGGACFPAGSGWVYVSNSEISRTGGASAIRFDADGDVVSAYRILAGTNRNCAGGATPWGTWLSCEEVSRGYVYETYPLGGTAAVRHDAMGRFNHEAAAVDPDRRVVYLTEDESNGCFYRFRPDTWGDLSAGTLEVLVAGTATSGPVSWSRVPDPDGAPTATRNQVSGAKRFNGGEGCHYADGTCWFTTKGDNRVWAYDAVAQRIDLAYDDSLVTGTAPLTGVDNITGTPGGDLYVAEDGGNMEICLITPDGRVAPFARISGQSASEICGPAFSPDGTRLYFSSQRGTSGLSSGGITYEVRGPFRR
- a CDS encoding tetratricopeptide repeat protein translates to MDSTPPQRRRTRLARAAMVSAIPLTSAAVGITTNLVTAAWNWALAGALLAFVIGSIIATVLVDWGEAGPDTSRREQSDRQQDTRPVTTEQPPTTVAGVNTLPRDLGVFTGRHEEVRLLVEAATSRAESALAIHAVDGMGGVGKTTLAVHVAHLLATEYPDAQLYVNLRGYLSDQAPMRPGEALEVLLVALGLPLDRIPPSPDARSALWRAQISRRRAVVVIDNASDAEQVRPLLPGSGGCLVIITSRRRLTLPDVRPLSLAAMPAREAATLFISTVGAIRTADQLPMVDAVVSRCGHLPLAIEVAAAWLAHRPSKKIDDLLAALDTPLDAVTATLELSVRSLPTAARQVFLHLGQHPGPIITAAVAAALTGLDVTSASRAIDVLYEHNLLQEISRSRYQFHDLVREFARQAAVELDSSGVERLLRSYLEAAAAADRLLGPGVPGTPEPADEEWTKPPTDTAARAWFEAELPNLLACARHAIEHRVVPHAWMLPSVMSRYFRERGYALQARPLLIGALRIATTAGDPLAQANCHLGLGTLDQIAGNHTAARSHFNEANAHYEQVDSALGSANASMELGVLDQISGDYAAAQRRFEKAMQGYQQLGNVLGQAYAHAELAAVAKLLNAYAEARRHVNSALTYYDQAGSQAGQAEAYSSLGGIDRLTGDWDAARVHLSRALHLHTALGHGRGQAYAQVQLGALHRATGEHTAARKLLYDALTSYHDAGDRMGMAFAYSQLGMLDRVIGEHPAARGHFEQALSLYRGVGSLAGEANTLTSLGILERLMGDYTAALSNLDRALALYTTLHDRAGQADAHTELAATYRESGDAASAHAELSLALPLWIAVDNTAAADRARTALAALQEST
- a CDS encoding pitrilysin family protein, producing the protein MTIIAQRPEPGAARPYRFPEVARRAVGGGEVVAAHLPGHRLAVAILLLDAGAGREPAGREGLAGVLGKALEEGTARRDSGAYALALEGLGTELFYSADWDAFRVGVQVPADRLGAAVELLAEAVRTPALDPADVERVRDDEATALRMYWANPGPRADAALRADLFGADQRHGRPMGGDPASVAAVTVADVVDFHRAWFTRPGTLLVAGDLDLIDLDALGATAFGGASGASPQVEPALPVVLRDSRRIILVDRPGAVQSTLRLGHPAPHRAHPDYVPMSLASTVLGGAFTSRLNHLIREVRGYTYGIRSDFGMSRRFGRFSVSSSVQTGVTAPALVDAVGEVSRTQADGVTEEELAVARSWRAGQLSVELQTPGAIASALATLVVHGLPDDYHATLREQLLSATVEQVSAAAATHLHAQGLTLVVEGDAAQIRDELAASGLGELLDESA